TTTCTTTAAAAGAGGAGTTAAAGCTTTTCCCTCGTCCAAAGTTCTAGGAGAACCAGACAAAACAACTCCCTTTCCTTCTTCCGCGATTTCTTCAATCTTTTTCTTTGTTAGATAAGAAACAAAATTTCCGTCCCATAACAATCCTTTTCTGCGAATTTTTGCCTGTTCTGAAAAATAATACTTCTTTCCTTTAATAACTACAAAGTCTCCTTTCTTTGCCTGTGAAATAATCCTACCGATAATAGTGCTGTTTTCCCATTGGAAAAAACCGAATTTGCCAGCCAGCAATTCAGCCTGAGTTCCTTTACCGGAACCCGGAGGACCAAAAACGATTATCGCTTTCTTAGAAAGTTTCATATTCCCGCATTTGCAGTTGAGCTTTAATTTGGCGCATTGAATCCAAAGCAACGGAAACAACAATCAATAGAGCCGTACCTCCGATTAAGAAGTTGAAAACCTGAATTCCGGTAATGCCGCCGATAACAGAGGGCAAAACAGCGATAAGCCCCAAGAACAAAGCGCCAACTAACAATACTCTGTTTAAGATAAAATACATGAAATTAGCTGTGTTTTCGCCAGGCCTGATGCCAGGAACAAATCCTCCCATTTTCTGCAGATTGGCAGAAATGGCTTTCGGATCAAAGGTAACGGCCGTATAGAAAAAAGTGAAAAGCACCACCAGAACAAAGTAAGCAATGCCGTAAAACCACTGATTGGCGAACAAATTCCCAATGGTTTGGGCAATAGAACCGACCGTTCCGCCAACGCCTCCCAAAAAATTGGCAATCATTCCAGGGAAAAGCATGATTGATAAAGCAAAAATGATAGGGATAACGCCAGCTGGATTAATATTCAAAGGCAGATAAGTGGAAACTCCGCCGTACATCTTCGTCCCCCTCACTCTTTTAGCATAGGAAACAGGAATATTACGACGGCCTTCGTTAATTAAAACGACTCCGGCAATAATAACCAAAGCCATGCCAAAGAAAAACAAATAAGCAGGAATATTGGCCGGATCCCAGGTAACGATCATCTGCCTGATGTTATTTGGCACCTCAGCAATAATGCCGGCGAAAATCAAAAGAGAAACGCCATTGCCAACCCCCTTTTCTGAAATCAATTCTCCCAGCCACATTAAAAAAACAGTGCCTGCTGTAATGGTTAATATTGAAGTAATTGTCAGTTCCAAAGAAAGCTGGCCGATTATCTGCTGTCTCTGGAACAAAGTAAGCATGGCATAACCCTGCAAAAGACCCAAAGGAATAGTCAAAAGTCTTCCGTATTGGTTGAACTTTTTCTTGCCCTGCTCCCCTTCTTCCTTGTACATTCTTTCCAAAGCCGGAAATATCATTGTCAAAAGCTGCATGATAATAACAGCCGTGATGTAGGGGCCCAAACCAAGCATAACGATGGAAAGCTTATCTAAAGCGCCTCCGGTAAACAGATTCAAAAGGCCGAAAATTTGGTTAGCGCCGAAAAATTCCTGTATTTTTTCAGCTGAAATTCCGGGGATGGGAATATTGGCCATTAATCTGAAAACAGCAAAAACCCCGAGAATAAAAAGAATATTATTGCGTAAATCCTTGATCTTAAAAATTTGAATAATCTTCTGGTACCACATAATTAAGCATTTATCTTGCCTCCCGCCTTTTCTATCTTTTCCTTGGCGGTTTTTGAAACAAGGCAATTTTCAAATTCTAAAGCATGAGATATTTCTCCTTTAGCTAAAATTTTAACA
This DNA window, taken from Candidatus Paceibacterota bacterium, encodes the following:
- a CDS encoding nucleoside monophosphate kinase yields the protein MKLSKKAIIVFGPPGSGKGTQAELLAGKFGFFQWENSTIIGRIISQAKKGDFVVIKGKKYYFSEQAKIRRKGLLWDGNFVSYLTKKKIEEIAEEGKGVVLSGSPRTLDEGKALTPLLKKLYGAKNVSVVFLKLTPAATLWRNSHRRECELATHSILYNEETRKLKKCPLDGSKLMSRKDDNPKAIKIRLEEFEKKTAPLLDLFKKQGVKLNIIKGEQSVADVFKDILKAL
- the secY gene encoding preprotein translocase subunit SecY; protein product: MWYQKIIQIFKIKDLRNNILFILGVFAVFRLMANIPIPGISAEKIQEFFGANQIFGLLNLFTGGALDKLSIVMLGLGPYITAVIIMQLLTMIFPALERMYKEEGEQGKKKFNQYGRLLTIPLGLLQGYAMLTLFQRQQIIGQLSLELTITSILTITAGTVFLMWLGELISEKGVGNGVSLLIFAGIIAEVPNNIRQMIVTWDPANIPAYLFFFGMALVIIAGVVLINEGRRNIPVSYAKRVRGTKMYGGVSTYLPLNINPAGVIPIIFALSIMLFPGMIANFLGGVGGTVGSIAQTIGNLFANQWFYGIAYFVLVVLFTFFYTAVTFDPKAISANLQKMGGFVPGIRPGENTANFMYFILNRVLLVGALFLGLIAVLPSVIGGITGIQVFNFLIGGTALLIVVSVALDSMRQIKAQLQMREYETF